A genomic stretch from Angustibacter sp. Root456 includes:
- the flgK gene encoding flagellar hook-associated protein FlgK encodes MSSTFSGLSTALNALMAQRAGLTVTGQNIANANTAGYSRQRAELAALGTPSQVGFNASALIDRVGSGVTVDSLRRLADVFVDARQRDAHANASYTQAQATAFSQIENILGEPSDTGLSKDLAAFWSSWQDLANAPDSIPARQAVMSNATSVAGTLRRGRDALDAAYTDTRSHLDTLATEVNTTAQGVAALNDKIRIAGASGDPANELIDQRDQMVLRLSELVGARSTANDDGTVSLSVSGVTIVSSTKAYALQVADGTSIDSLSSAPLKLTWTNGAAATLTSGELGGLVDSLRSTYPDAAAGYDQVASTLGSTVNAIHATGQDLDGDSSAPGAFFTGTTASTLAVAFTDPRKVRAAVANPSGTPSLDSSIADQIGQLATSTTGADARWSAFVAATGVASASAQNQVTVHAAISQNADGARQSVSGVSLDEEMSNMLMYQRAYEGAGRMMTAIDQMLDTLINRTGQVGR; translated from the coding sequence ATGAGCAGCACGTTCTCGGGGCTCAGCACGGCCCTCAACGCCCTCATGGCACAGCGCGCCGGGCTGACCGTGACGGGCCAGAACATCGCCAACGCGAACACCGCGGGCTACAGCCGCCAGCGGGCGGAGCTCGCGGCGCTCGGAACGCCGTCGCAGGTCGGCTTCAACGCGAGCGCGCTCATCGACCGCGTCGGCAGCGGCGTCACGGTCGACTCGCTGCGCCGGCTGGCCGACGTCTTCGTCGACGCCCGGCAGCGCGACGCGCACGCCAACGCGTCGTACACACAGGCCCAGGCGACGGCGTTCAGCCAGATCGAGAACATCCTCGGTGAGCCGTCCGACACCGGACTGTCGAAGGACCTCGCGGCCTTCTGGAGCTCGTGGCAGGACCTCGCGAACGCCCCCGACTCCATCCCCGCGCGCCAGGCCGTGATGAGCAACGCGACGTCGGTGGCCGGCACACTGCGCCGCGGACGCGACGCGCTCGACGCCGCCTACACCGACACGCGTAGCCACCTCGACACGCTCGCGACCGAGGTCAACACCACGGCCCAGGGTGTCGCCGCCCTCAACGACAAGATCCGCATCGCCGGTGCGAGCGGTGACCCGGCGAACGAGCTCATCGACCAGCGCGACCAGATGGTGCTGCGGCTTTCCGAGCTCGTCGGGGCACGCAGCACGGCGAACGACGACGGCACCGTCAGCCTCTCGGTCAGCGGCGTCACGATCGTGTCGTCGACGAAGGCGTACGCCCTCCAGGTCGCCGACGGCACCTCGATCGACTCGCTGTCGTCCGCCCCTTTGAAGCTCACGTGGACCAACGGCGCGGCCGCGACGCTGACCTCCGGCGAGCTCGGTGGCCTCGTCGACTCGCTCCGGTCGACCTACCCGGACGCCGCAGCCGGCTACGACCAGGTGGCGTCGACGCTGGGGTCGACCGTCAACGCCATCCACGCGACCGGTCAGGACCTCGACGGTGACTCCAGCGCCCCGGGTGCGTTCTTCACCGGGACGACGGCGTCCACGCTCGCCGTCGCGTTCACCGACCCGCGCAAGGTGCGCGCCGCCGTCGCGAATCCGTCCGGCACACCGAGTCTCGACAGCTCGATCGCTGACCAGATCGGCCAGCTCGCGACGTCCACGACCGGCGCCGACGCCCGCTGGAGCGCGTTCGTCGCCGCCACCGGCGTCGCGTCCGCCTCGGCGCAGAACCAGGTGACGGTGCACGCGGCCATCAGCCAGAACGCCGACGGCGCCCGCCAGTCGGTCTCCGGCGTCAGCCTCGATGAGGAGATGTCGAACATGCTGATGTACCAGCGCGCCTACGAGGGTGCGGGCCGCATGATGACCGCCATCGACCAGATGCTCGACACGCTGATCAACCGCACCGGACAGGTAGGTAGGTGA
- the flgN gene encoding flagellar export chaperone FlgN — MGLAEVSTVLWTERELLELLLFKLEEEQLVLASGRTRWLAHATREVEMIIEQIRGAELARAVAVDELAAELGLLPGPSLTALADAADAPWDDILRDHRQAFLSLTDEISSISKSNRELLGTAARTSREALMGVETHAAQTYSPDGRKSRPTPSTRVIDRAL, encoded by the coding sequence ATGGGCCTTGCAGAGGTCTCGACGGTCCTGTGGACCGAGCGCGAGCTCCTCGAGCTGCTGCTGTTCAAGCTCGAGGAGGAGCAGCTCGTACTCGCGAGCGGGCGCACCCGCTGGCTTGCCCACGCCACGCGCGAGGTCGAGATGATCATCGAGCAGATTCGCGGCGCCGAGCTGGCGCGCGCCGTCGCCGTCGACGAGCTGGCCGCCGAGCTGGGCCTGCTGCCCGGCCCCAGCCTCACCGCGTTGGCCGACGCCGCCGACGCGCCGTGGGACGACATCCTGCGCGACCACCGCCAGGCGTTCCTGTCGCTCACCGACGAGATCAGCAGCATCTCCAAGTCCAACCGCGAGCTGCTCGGCACCGCCGCGCGCACCAGCCGCGAAGCCCTCATGGGCGTCGAGACGCACGCGGCGCAGACGTACTCCCCCGACGGCCGCAAGAGCCGCCCCACGCCGTCCACCCGAGTCATCGACCGGGCGCTGTGA
- the dnaG gene encoding DNA primase: MPGRIKADVVAAVKERTSIEDVVREHVTLRTGGVGSLKGLCPFHDEKSPSFNVRPQLGVWHCFGCGEGGDVLSFVQKVDHLTFAEAVERLAERAGVPVEYEEGGGPRPREEVGRRTRLVEANRTAEEFYAEQLANSSEALPGRTFLAERGFDREAAARFTVGYAPRSGEALLRHLRGRGFTDDEIVLAGLAGRGSRGPYDRFRGRLIWPIRDITGDCVGFGARRLYDDDRIEAKYLNTSDTPLFKKSQVLYGLDLAKKAISTSRRAVVVEGYTDVMACHLAGVDTAVATCGTAFGTDHIKVVRRIMRDDDEVNPAEVVFTFDGDAAGQKAALRAFGEDQRFVSQTYVAVEPHGLDPCELRQQHGDEAVRELIARKAPLFEFAITTTIGRFNLDTAEGRVQALRAAAPVVARIKDRTLRPEYARRLAGFVGLDVEEARRAVAAVGRADEAAGRRPIPVAARPPADPDPSAPAVEPVLPRPDPRHPDVSRERQLLQCVLQAPWVLDAAEFDALGDDAFVAPMHQVVHAAVRQLGGLKIAGAGWHEQVAAQVPDAVRPYVTELTVSPLPVVGDDGLARLGVSLQIDLAQRDLLRREKEVHSRMQRLDAAGDAVGYMAALREAQVLVERRRALASRAD; this comes from the coding sequence GTGCCGGGTCGGATCAAGGCGGACGTTGTGGCCGCCGTCAAGGAGCGGACGTCGATCGAGGACGTCGTGCGCGAGCACGTCACCCTGCGCACCGGCGGAGTCGGGTCGCTCAAGGGTCTGTGCCCGTTCCACGACGAGAAGTCCCCGTCGTTCAACGTGCGGCCCCAGCTCGGCGTCTGGCACTGCTTCGGCTGCGGCGAGGGCGGCGACGTCCTGTCGTTCGTGCAGAAGGTCGACCACCTCACCTTCGCGGAGGCGGTCGAGCGGCTGGCCGAGCGGGCCGGCGTCCCGGTCGAGTACGAGGAGGGCGGCGGCCCCCGCCCGCGCGAGGAGGTCGGCCGCCGCACGCGGCTGGTCGAGGCCAACCGCACGGCCGAGGAGTTCTACGCCGAGCAGCTCGCGAACAGCTCGGAGGCGCTGCCGGGCCGGACCTTCCTGGCCGAGCGCGGCTTCGACCGCGAGGCGGCGGCCCGCTTCACGGTCGGCTACGCGCCGCGGTCCGGCGAGGCGCTGCTGCGGCACCTGCGCGGCCGCGGCTTCACCGACGACGAGATCGTGCTCGCGGGCCTGGCCGGTCGGGGATCGCGGGGGCCCTACGACCGCTTCCGCGGTCGCCTCATCTGGCCGATCCGCGACATCACCGGCGACTGCGTGGGCTTCGGGGCGCGCCGGCTGTACGACGACGACCGCATCGAGGCGAAGTACCTCAACACCTCCGACACCCCGCTGTTCAAGAAGTCGCAGGTGCTGTACGGGCTCGACCTGGCCAAGAAGGCCATCTCGACCTCGCGTCGCGCCGTCGTGGTCGAGGGGTACACCGACGTCATGGCGTGCCACCTGGCGGGTGTCGACACCGCCGTCGCGACCTGCGGTACGGCGTTCGGCACCGACCACATCAAGGTCGTGCGGCGCATCATGCGCGACGACGACGAGGTCAACCCGGCCGAGGTGGTGTTCACCTTCGACGGCGACGCCGCGGGGCAGAAGGCCGCGCTGCGCGCCTTCGGCGAGGACCAGCGCTTCGTCTCCCAGACCTACGTCGCGGTCGAGCCGCACGGGCTCGACCCTTGCGAGCTGCGCCAGCAGCACGGCGACGAGGCGGTGCGCGAGCTGATCGCGCGCAAGGCCCCGCTGTTCGAGTTCGCCATCACCACCACGATCGGGCGGTTCAACCTCGACACCGCCGAGGGCCGGGTGCAGGCGCTGCGGGCGGCGGCGCCCGTGGTCGCCCGGATCAAGGACCGCACCCTGCGCCCGGAGTACGCGCGGCGCCTCGCCGGCTTCGTCGGGCTCGACGTCGAGGAGGCGCGCCGAGCCGTCGCCGCGGTGGGGCGCGCCGACGAAGCCGCGGGTCGCCGGCCGATCCCTGTGGCCGCGCGGCCGCCTGCGGATCCCGACCCGTCGGCGCCGGCCGTCGAGCCGGTGCTGCCCCGGCCCGACCCTCGGCACCCGGACGTCTCGCGCGAGCGGCAGCTCCTGCAGTGCGTGCTGCAGGCGCCGTGGGTGCTCGACGCCGCCGAGTTCGACGCGCTCGGCGACGACGCCTTCGTGGCGCCGATGCACCAGGTGGTGCACGCCGCCGTGCGTCAGCTCGGAGGGCTGAAGATCGCCGGTGCCGGCTGGCACGAGCAGGTGGCCGCGCAGGTGCCGGACGCCGTGCGCCCCTACGTCACCGAGCTCACGGTCTCGCCGCTGCCCGTCGTGGGTGATGACGGGTTGGCGCGCCTCGGCGTCTCGCTGCAGATCGATCTCGCTCAGCGCGACCTGCTGCGGCGTGAGAAGGAGGTGCACAGCCGCATGCAGCGCCTGGACGCCGCTGGCGACGCGGTGGGCTACATGGCCGCCCTGCGGGAGGCGCAGGTGCTGGTGGAACGGCGGCGGGCGTTGGCGTCGCGCGCCGACTGA
- the fliW gene encoding flagellar assembly protein FliW — MSPEGTAPMDDDRVIEFADALPGLPGMSRCLLVELGDSGSLFRLRSVIDPDLQLVVAAPSVFFADYAPEIDDETAALIGLERAEDALLLVVVTVGASLAESTANLLAPIVVNQVTRRAVQVVQPSPDLPLQAPLVAA, encoded by the coding sequence ATGAGCCCGGAGGGCACAGCACCAATGGACGACGACCGCGTGATCGAGTTCGCCGATGCGCTTCCCGGCCTGCCGGGGATGTCGCGCTGCCTGCTGGTCGAGCTCGGCGACTCCGGCTCGCTGTTCCGGCTGCGCTCGGTGATCGACCCCGACCTGCAGCTCGTCGTGGCCGCGCCGTCGGTGTTCTTCGCCGACTACGCGCCCGAGATCGACGACGAGACGGCCGCCCTCATCGGCCTCGAGCGGGCCGAGGACGCGCTGCTGCTCGTGGTCGTCACCGTCGGGGCCTCGCTGGCCGAGTCGACGGCGAACCTGCTGGCGCCCATCGTGGTCAACCAGGTGACCCGGCGCGCCGTGCAGGTCGTGCAGCCCTCGCCGGACCTGCCGCTGCAGGCCCCGCTCGTCGCCGCCTGA
- a CDS encoding bifunctional diguanylate cyclase/phosphodiesterase — MAQTAAARLPRATWLLRAHVALVLTCLVVYVADLGSTVSAAAFVVTGLATAAAMVVGPRLHRPQDVVTWRRLLVTCVLFAIGPAVRPQVDGLHGLGLALPDAFLLPGYVIALVTLRRLLRLRGSRDPDAALDVAVVTVGAALLSISYIVGPALQHSSLPGWTAAIVAVYPVLDVVLLALLALLAFTARERTPSLMLVGGAMLALLVGDLGYNLLGSRGALTAPPVFDTPYLLAFGLLGAAALHPSMRAVGSGYHERVQAWSWQRLAVLVPALLVPSLLIIPDANLPLVVRWLQAIGSAGLVAAIIVRAGRAVREQSDSRRVFEHLATHDALTGLANRPALNERLEQELALGNGVNVLFIDLDGFKMVNDSWGHAVGDELLLLVADRLRRHLPPDVVVSRAGGDEFILVTPARQHDLDGTVFAEHVIAELSQPYALSVGDVVVTPSIGVVSSAAAGERTADALVRDADTAMYRAKDGGRSRAVAYDPSMGEIVRGRVTLDRALRQALGRGEMDVAFQPLVELATGRLLGFEALARWNRPDGGPCTPDVFIAAAEENGLILPIGDFVLDRALAELSTWRSSSPWEMGVNVNVSARQLQDPGFTGRVLAALARFDVPASALRLEVTESTLVGDEATAATSLRELERAGVSISVDDFGTGYSSLSYLSRLKVHEVKIDRSFVAGVTTRPEDLAIVRATAAMAHALGLAVVAEGIETEEQRHALVELGISRGQGWLLGRPMPAASAAALVSRVWGAAARRP, encoded by the coding sequence ATGGCGCAGACCGCGGCTGCCAGGCTGCCGCGCGCTACGTGGCTCCTGCGCGCTCACGTCGCGCTCGTGCTGACCTGCCTCGTCGTCTACGTGGCCGACCTCGGTTCCACCGTCAGCGCCGCGGCGTTCGTGGTGACCGGACTCGCGACCGCTGCGGCGATGGTGGTCGGCCCCCGGCTGCACCGGCCGCAGGACGTCGTCACCTGGCGACGCCTGCTCGTCACGTGCGTGCTGTTCGCCATCGGCCCCGCGGTGCGGCCTCAGGTCGACGGCCTGCACGGCCTGGGACTCGCCCTACCCGATGCCTTCCTGCTGCCTGGTTACGTCATCGCCCTGGTCACGCTGCGCCGGCTGCTGCGGCTGCGCGGCAGTCGCGACCCCGACGCCGCGCTCGACGTCGCGGTCGTCACGGTGGGCGCGGCGCTGCTCTCGATCAGCTACATCGTCGGCCCGGCCCTGCAGCACTCGAGCCTGCCCGGGTGGACGGCTGCGATCGTGGCCGTCTACCCGGTGCTCGACGTCGTCCTGCTGGCCCTGCTGGCCTTGCTCGCCTTCACGGCGCGCGAGCGGACGCCGTCGCTGATGCTCGTGGGTGGCGCCATGCTGGCCCTGCTCGTCGGTGACCTCGGCTACAACCTGCTGGGCAGCCGGGGAGCGCTCACGGCGCCGCCGGTGTTCGACACGCCGTACCTGCTCGCGTTCGGCCTGCTCGGCGCCGCGGCGCTGCACCCGTCGATGCGGGCCGTCGGGTCGGGGTACCACGAGCGCGTGCAGGCGTGGTCGTGGCAGCGACTCGCCGTCCTCGTGCCAGCGCTGCTGGTGCCGTCGCTGCTGATCATCCCGGACGCCAACCTGCCGCTGGTGGTGCGCTGGTTGCAGGCGATCGGCAGCGCCGGGCTGGTGGCCGCGATCATCGTGCGCGCCGGTCGGGCGGTGCGCGAGCAGAGCGACTCGCGCCGGGTGTTCGAGCACCTGGCGACGCACGACGCGCTCACGGGCCTGGCCAACCGTCCCGCGCTCAACGAGCGGCTCGAGCAGGAGCTGGCGCTCGGCAACGGCGTCAACGTGCTGTTCATCGACCTCGACGGCTTCAAGATGGTCAACGACTCCTGGGGCCACGCCGTGGGTGACGAGCTGCTGCTGCTGGTGGCGGACCGGCTCCGGCGGCACCTGCCGCCCGACGTCGTGGTGTCCCGCGCCGGCGGCGACGAGTTCATCCTCGTGACGCCGGCCCGCCAGCACGACCTCGACGGCACGGTGTTCGCCGAGCACGTCATCGCCGAGCTCTCGCAGCCGTACGCGCTGTCGGTGGGCGACGTCGTGGTCACGCCGTCGATCGGGGTGGTGTCGTCCGCGGCGGCGGGGGAGCGCACCGCGGACGCGCTCGTGCGCGACGCCGACACCGCCATGTACCGCGCGAAAGACGGTGGGCGCAGCCGCGCCGTGGCCTACGACCCGTCGATGGGTGAGATCGTGCGCGGCCGCGTCACCCTCGACCGCGCCCTGCGCCAGGCGCTGGGCCGCGGCGAGATGGACGTCGCGTTCCAGCCGCTCGTCGAGCTCGCCACCGGCCGGCTGCTCGGCTTCGAGGCGCTCGCCCGCTGGAACCGGCCGGACGGCGGCCCGTGCACGCCCGACGTGTTCATCGCCGCGGCGGAGGAGAACGGCCTCATCCTGCCCATCGGTGACTTCGTGCTCGACCGGGCGCTGGCCGAGCTGAGCACGTGGCGGTCGAGCTCGCCGTGGGAGATGGGCGTCAACGTCAACGTCTCGGCGCGCCAGCTGCAGGACCCCGGCTTCACCGGGCGCGTGCTGGCGGCGCTCGCGCGATTCGACGTCCCGGCGTCGGCGCTGCGGCTCGAGGTGACCGAGTCGACGCTGGTCGGTGACGAGGCCACGGCCGCGACGTCGCTGCGCGAGCTCGAGCGAGCCGGGGTGTCGATCTCGGTCGACGACTTCGGCACCGGCTACTCGTCCCTGAGCTACCTGAGCCGGCTCAAGGTGCACGAGGTGAAGATCGACCGCTCGTTCGTCGCGGGGGTGACCACGCGACCGGAGGACCTGGCGATCGTGCGAGCCACAGCGGCCATGGCGCACGCCCTCGGGCTCGCGGTCGTGGCCGAGGGCATCGAGACCGAGGAACAGCGCCACGCGCTCGTCGAGCTCGGCATCAGCCGTGGGCAGGGCTGGTTGCTCGGCCGGCCGATGCCTGCGGCGTCGGCCGCCGCCCTGGTCAGCCGCGTCTGGGGCGCTGCGGCTCGCCGTCCCTGA
- a CDS encoding phosphatase PAP2 family protein translates to MLRVRRAWWPTLGLALAVAVLTVLVATGALLGLDSTAQPWLTSQPDDGVGRRVAGVLAALGEVWLVGFVLLGTVLWACARDRSARPAVAAVSAAAGTALTVVVLKAATGRTAPGAGASDVLAGGRSYPSGHAATAAVCLLLVAFLIAAALRGRARGGVVVAATALSVAVAWATVALDFHWVSDVVGGPLVGAAWATGVRPWLRTEPVGARRGEGA, encoded by the coding sequence GTGCTTCGTGTGCGACGGGCGTGGTGGCCGACCCTGGGTCTCGCCCTGGCCGTCGCGGTGCTGACCGTGCTCGTCGCTACGGGTGCGCTGCTGGGGCTCGACTCGACGGCGCAGCCGTGGCTCACCTCCCAGCCGGACGACGGCGTCGGCCGCCGCGTGGCCGGCGTCCTGGCGGCGCTGGGCGAGGTGTGGCTCGTCGGCTTCGTCCTGCTGGGCACGGTGCTGTGGGCCTGTGCCCGCGACCGGAGCGCGCGACCGGCGGTGGCTGCGGTGTCGGCAGCGGCGGGGACGGCGCTCACCGTCGTCGTCCTGAAGGCGGCGACCGGCCGGACGGCGCCCGGGGCCGGCGCGAGCGATGTCCTGGCCGGCGGTCGGTCGTACCCGTCGGGGCATGCTGCGACCGCCGCGGTGTGCCTGCTGCTCGTGGCGTTCCTGATCGCCGCAGCTCTGCGCGGACGAGCGCGCGGCGGGGTGGTCGTCGCGGCGACGGCGCTGTCTGTCGCGGTGGCGTGGGCGACGGTGGCTCTCGACTTCCACTGGGTGAGCGACGTCGTCGGTGGCCCGCTCGTCGGCGCGGCCTGGGCGACCGGCGTCCGGCCCTGGCTGCGCACCGAACCGGTCGGTGCGCGCCGGGGCGAGGGCGCGTAG
- a CDS encoding flagellin, with the protein MGLRINQNIAAQNAYRNLSVTDGQMSKSLEKLSSGFRINRAADDAAGLSISEGLRSQIGGLKVAVRNAQDGINVVQTADGALNESTAILQRMRDLAVQSANGSNDSNSRGAINEEAKALKSELNRISDKTTFNNVNLLDGSFAKDFQVGYQGGDTINVAVASGGAAVTASGATKASTTSSAASALNQDFSAAGNALVVKYKVDGGAEQTFTYSTDQSAAADSDAAGTAIATALGAASGLDATYDAATQSFTLTSAGTNDGATSTLEITSVDNGASGAASGLTTGTSTGAEAIAASNKDSFGAGGLGLNSVDLSTQSGATSAIASIDSAIKTVSTARGKLGALQNRFEHTVNNLNVTVENLSASESQIRDTDMAQEMTQFTRAQILQQAGTSMLAQANSSQQSVLKLLG; encoded by the coding sequence ATGGGTCTTCGGATCAACCAGAACATCGCGGCGCAGAACGCCTACCGCAACCTGTCGGTCACCGACGGGCAGATGAGCAAGTCGCTGGAGAAGCTGTCCAGCGGCTTCCGCATCAACCGCGCGGCTGACGACGCCGCTGGCCTCTCGATCTCCGAGGGCCTGCGTTCGCAGATCGGTGGCCTGAAGGTCGCCGTCCGCAACGCTCAGGACGGCATCAACGTCGTGCAGACCGCTGACGGCGCCCTCAACGAGAGCACCGCGATCCTGCAGCGCATGCGTGACCTGGCTGTGCAGTCCGCGAACGGCAGCAACGACTCGAACTCCCGTGGCGCCATCAACGAGGAGGCCAAGGCGCTCAAGTCCGAGCTCAACCGGATCTCGGACAAGACGACGTTCAACAACGTCAACCTGCTCGACGGCTCGTTCGCCAAGGACTTCCAGGTCGGCTACCAGGGCGGCGACACCATCAACGTCGCGGTGGCCTCCGGTGGTGCGGCCGTCACGGCCTCTGGGGCCACGAAGGCGTCCACGACGAGCAGCGCAGCCAGCGCGCTCAACCAGGACTTCAGCGCCGCGGGCAACGCCCTCGTGGTGAAGTACAAGGTGGACGGTGGCGCCGAGCAGACGTTCACCTACTCGACCGACCAGTCGGCTGCGGCCGACAGCGACGCGGCCGGTACTGCGATCGCCACGGCTCTGGGTGCGGCGTCCGGCCTGGACGCGACCTACGACGCTGCCACGCAGAGCTTCACGCTGACCTCGGCGGGGACGAACGACGGGGCGACCTCCACCCTGGAGATCACGTCGGTCGACAACGGCGCCTCCGGTGCGGCCTCCGGCCTCACCACCGGCACGTCCACGGGTGCCGAGGCCATCGCCGCCAGCAACAAGGACTCGTTCGGCGCGGGTGGCCTGGGCCTGAACTCGGTCGACCTGTCGACCCAGAGCGGCGCCACGTCGGCGATCGCGAGCATCGACAGCGCCATCAAGACGGTGTCGACCGCTCGTGGCAAGCTCGGTGCTCTGCAGAACCGCTTCGAGCACACGGTGAACAACCTCAACGTCACCGTGGAGAACCTGTCGGCGTCGGAGAGCCAGATCCGCGACACCGACATGGCTCAGGAGATGACCCAGTTCACCCGGGCGCAGATCCTGCAGCAGGCCGGCACGTCGATGCTCGCCCAGGCGAACTCGTCGCAGCAGTCGGTGCTCAAGCTCCTCGGCTGA
- a CDS encoding sigma-70 family RNA polymerase sigma factor, whose product MQPRDPSSSTPGLEDRTSDAPLDDSQRDLVRQHLPVVGYLVSEILGRVPQHVQRDDLVSAGQLALVKAARAYDASTGVPFGHYARTRIRGALVDELRAADWATRSVRSRARSMARAEDRLAAELGRWPSDAELARELEVDLASVSSARTDLHRSVVVSLDQLVESTGSADEHLSPGMHQVDAGQYVVQAERIRYLTAAVQALPERLRVVVEQYFLGERPMAEIAAQLGVTESRVSQLRAEALTLLRDGMNTHLDPEKVAVPERPDGVVARRRSAYYAQVAAFAAAKVPAQRAGEPVTDLTGDVTLTA is encoded by the coding sequence ATGCAGCCGCGCGATCCGTCCTCGTCCACCCCAGGGCTGGAGGACCGCACCTCCGACGCGCCGCTCGACGACTCGCAACGCGACCTGGTCCGCCAGCACCTTCCGGTGGTGGGCTACCTCGTGTCCGAGATCCTCGGGCGGGTGCCCCAGCACGTGCAGCGTGACGACCTCGTCTCCGCCGGCCAGCTCGCGCTGGTGAAGGCGGCGCGTGCGTACGACGCGTCGACCGGCGTCCCGTTCGGGCACTACGCCCGCACGCGGATCCGCGGTGCGCTGGTCGACGAGCTACGAGCCGCCGACTGGGCCACCCGTTCGGTCCGCAGCCGCGCCCGCTCGATGGCGCGCGCCGAGGACCGGCTGGCCGCCGAGCTCGGCCGCTGGCCGAGCGACGCCGAGCTGGCGCGTGAGCTGGAGGTCGACCTGGCTTCGGTGTCGTCGGCGCGCACCGACCTGCACCGCAGCGTCGTCGTCAGCCTCGACCAGCTCGTCGAGAGCACCGGCTCGGCCGACGAGCACCTGTCTCCCGGCATGCACCAGGTGGACGCCGGTCAGTACGTCGTGCAGGCCGAGCGCATCCGCTACCTCACGGCCGCCGTGCAGGCGCTGCCCGAGCGGCTGCGCGTCGTCGTCGAGCAGTACTTCCTGGGCGAGCGGCCGATGGCCGAGATCGCCGCCCAGCTGGGCGTCACCGAGTCGCGGGTGTCGCAGCTGCGCGCCGAGGCGCTCACGCTGCTGCGCGACGGCATGAACACCCACCTCGACCCCGAGAAGGTGGCCGTGCCCGAGCGTCCCGACGGCGTGGTCGCCCGCCGGCGGAGCGCCTACTACGCGCAGGTGGCGGCCTTCGCCGCGGCGAAGGTGCCGGCCCAGCGAGCGGGCGAGCCGGTCACCGACCTCACCGGCGACGTCACCCTGACGGCCTAA
- the flgL gene encoding flagellar hook-associated protein FlgL, which translates to MRITQTSIAASTLANLQSSLQRSSRLQEQLSSGKVINRASDSPSGTVSSLALRTQIGANEQYSRNANDAKAWLGTADSTLQSVNSRLQRVRELTLSASSTGNMDVNSRQALAAEVTSLRSELMGLANTTYAGRPIFGGTTSGSQAFDPTTYTYVGDGGSVVRRLDARSTVDAAASGTAVFGDGATSVFTLLDDIAAHAVGDTSQLAGDLTKLDSRSQQVLQTLTDVGVRYNRAEAAATTADNTVLSLRTTLSGVEDIDLPKTIMDLQLQQTTYQAALSATAKVLQPSLMDFLR; encoded by the coding sequence ATGCGCATCACCCAGACGTCCATCGCGGCCTCGACGCTCGCGAACCTCCAGTCGAGCCTCCAGCGCAGCTCACGGCTGCAGGAACAGCTCAGCAGCGGCAAGGTGATCAACCGGGCTTCGGACTCGCCGTCCGGCACGGTGTCGTCACTGGCGCTTCGCACGCAGATCGGTGCCAACGAGCAGTACTCCCGCAACGCGAACGACGCCAAGGCGTGGCTCGGCACCGCCGACAGCACCCTGCAGTCGGTGAACTCGCGCCTCCAGCGGGTGCGCGAGCTGACGCTGAGCGCCTCCTCGACCGGCAACATGGACGTGAACTCGCGCCAGGCGCTCGCCGCTGAGGTCACGAGCCTGCGCTCGGAGCTCATGGGGCTGGCCAACACCACCTACGCGGGCCGGCCGATCTTCGGTGGCACCACCAGCGGCTCGCAGGCCTTCGACCCGACGACCTACACCTACGTGGGTGACGGCGGGTCCGTCGTCCGGCGGCTCGACGCTCGTAGCACGGTCGACGCCGCCGCGAGCGGTACCGCGGTCTTCGGCGACGGTGCCACCTCGGTGTTCACGCTCCTCGACGACATCGCCGCTCACGCCGTCGGTGACACCAGCCAGCTCGCCGGCGACCTCACCAAGCTCGACTCGCGCAGCCAGCAGGTGCTCCAGACGCTCACGGACGTCGGCGTGCGCTACAACCGCGCCGAGGCCGCGGCCACGACGGCCGACAACACGGTGCTGTCACTGCGGACCACGTTGTCGGGGGTCGAGGACATCGACCTGCCGAAGACGATCATGGACCTGCAGCTGCAGCAGACCACCTACCAGGCCGCCTTGTCGGCGACCGCGAAAGTGCTGCAACCTTCTCTGATGGACTTCCTGCGATGA